The genome window CGAGGGCGTTGGCGAGCGTCGAGCCGCCTTCCACATCGCGACGGATCGCGATGAGGATGGGCTTGAGTTGCGCATCTTCAGTCTGTACGCTCAGGACGTCGAGGCAGCGGACCATGGCGAGGCCGGCATTGATCATCGTCGCGAATTGGCGCGAGAAGACGACGAGCGACTGCTCGCCGACGCCCCGGAACTTCCCGATGACGGAATTCAGGTCGGCGTTAAGAACACCGCCGCCCTTTTGGGTGATGCCGGTGACGTAGTAGTTCATCTCGCGGAGCTTGGACCGCAGAACGCGTTCGTTCTCCGCTTCGATGACGCCGTTGACGGTTTTTCCCGATGCGTCTTTCGCTTGATATGCGAAACTAGGCATTGATATTTTTCTCCAGGGTTAGAGTTGCGTGTGCTCGCCTACAAGCAAGATCACGAGCAGGACGAGTATCCAGAGCAATGACATCTGCATGTGGTGTCTCCTTACACTCCCTCGATGAGCTTCCGCAGCTCTTCGGGATGCATCGAGGCGTTCAATGCCTCTTCAGCGGTGATCATATGTTTGCGCACGAGATCGCGCAGCGACATGTCAAATGTCTGCATGTGCATGATGCGGCTCGTGACGATCGCGTTGTGGATCTGGTGGGTCTTGTTCTCGCGAATGAGGTTGCGGATGGCCGGGGTGGCGATCATGACCTCGGCTGCGGGCACCCGGCCGACGCCGGATGCATGCGGGAGGAGCCGCAGACAGACGACGGCCTCGATGACCGAGGCCATCTGTACGCGGATCTGTTGTTGTTGGTGTGAGGGGAACACGTCGACGATGCGGTCGATGGTCTGAGCGGCGTCGGACGTGTGCAGGGTGGCGAAGACCAAGTGGCCGGTCTCGGCGATGGTCAACGTGGTGGCGATGGTGTCCATGTCGCGCATTTCGCCGACCATCACGACGTCGGGATCCTCACGGAGCGCGGCGCGCAGGGCATTGGCGAAGCTGTAGGAGTCGTGTCCGATCTCGCGCTGGTTCACCATGGACATCTTGTGGTAGTGCAGATACTCGATCGGATCTTCCATGGTCAGGATGTGACGCGCCATCGTTTGATTGATGACGTCGACCATGGACGCGAGGGCGGTGGACTTACCCGAACCGGTGGGCCCGGTCACGAGTATGAGCCCGTGCGGTCTGGCCACGAGGTCGGCCATGACGGGCGGCAGATTCAAACTGGAAAGAGGAGGGACGGTGGACGGGATCGCGCGCAACACGGAGCCGATGACGCCCCGCTGCTTGAACGCATTGATACGGAAACGTCCGAAGCCTTTCAACCCGTGCGAGAAGTCGAGCTCGAGATTCTTCTCGAAGCGCTCTTTCTGCGAATCGGTCAAAATGCTATAGACGAGCTTCTTCATCTCGTCGGGATTGAGTTTCGGGAACTCCGTGGGTGTGAGACGACCGTCGATGCGCAGCATCGGTGGCAACCCCACGCACATGTGCAGATCTGATGCGCCTCGTTCGATAGTGACGCGCATCAATTCGTCCATGCGGACGCCGAGCAGGTCGGTTACATTTGTTGCCATGAAATCGTTTCGCTCACCGTGTCCCGCAAGGAATGGAGCAGTAGCATTCGCCACTTGCTATTCTATCGGCACATCAGGTCCCGGATGTAACCCCTCGGGCGACCATCGTGGCAGCACTCGAGCCGCAACGATCGGGAGCACAAGTATGGCGATCGCCGCGATGACGAACAGCACATCATTAGCAGGCGATGGGACTACGCCCTCGTGCGCGTATCCAAGCAGTCCAAGCGCCGCGAACCATCCGGCGTATACTCCCCACGCGCCGCGTCGGGCGGCAAACGGCGCGATCCATACGAGATACCAAGGATGCAAAGCGGGCATGATCCAGATCAGCGCAGCGACCGGTCTACTCAGGTCAGACGCGGATTGTCTGCGGGCGTATCGCGCGACCGACACCGCGAAGACAGCAGCGAACGCGGCGAGCAATGCGAACTGTATCGCGCGCGGCCACGTGATGAGCCCGAGGTATGGCAGAACCGGCAGCCATGACGCGATCGGCGCGCCGGATTCACCGCCGCGTATGAACGGCAATGCTGCGAGCCAGTTGAGCGACATCATGAGCGAACTGCCGATCGCCGCCGCACTGTGCGCGGCAGCAGACCCGAATGTGAAGGGGCGCGAGCATAGCCACGGCAGCGCGACGGCTAGACAGGTCAGCAAGATTCCGGCCATCCGGTTGGATTTCGCGGCGCGGATCACGAGAAACGGCAGTGCGACCAACGCTACGTACTTCACCGCGATCGATGCGCCGATCAACAATCCGGCGACCAACGGATATTCGTCGACCAGTGCGAACGCCCACACCGCGGGAGCGACCATCAACAGATCGTTGTGCCCGCCGATGCCCGCCTCGAACAGAATGACGGGATGGAACGCATACGCGGCGAGCCGGCGCGTGCGTTGCGGCGCGTCAAGTTTGCGCAGCATGCGCGCGAGGCCGAACGCGGTGACTATCGCGGCGGCAAGTCCGATGGCCCGCCACGTCCACAACTGTGTGCGCACGTCGAGGGCCGACTCCAATTTGGCGATGGCGCCCGCGAATATCGTGAATCCTGGCCCGTACGGATCGCCAAACGGCGGATTGTGCAGCAGCGCGTAGAGCCGCGACATCGTCTCGTCTGCCACCTGAATCGGCGCGGCGAGGTCGTACGGATTGATGCCGAAGACACCGTAGAGGCGCCCGTATGCGACGTAGTAGTACGGATCGATCGAAAGCTGCACGGAAAAAAATGTGAGCGCAAGTCCGGCGATCGCGAGTCCGGCGATGATCCACATCGGTCCGCCGCCATTTTCGCAGGCTGCGATGTTGGTCAGCCGCGCGCCGAGAACGCATATGAGCAGGATGACCGCCCAGATCGCGCCGAGCACCTGCCATCCGGCCGCGAGCTGCACGACGGGCATGGGCTGCGCCAAACCCAGCAGATAGTAGGCGTCGTGGCCGCTGCCTGCCGCCGGTACGGAATGTTGCGCGATCACCCACACGAGCGCGGAGCCTGCGAGAGCGACGACCGCCATGATGGCGATGAGACCCGACGCGCGCAGATTCATGCGATTCTCCGCCGGCGTCGATCGGCGACGACGATCACCGGCACGGCCAAGAACACCACGCACGCCGCGATCGGCACCCAGAACAGCGACGCCGGCGCCGCGATGCCGTCGAGCACGTACACGCCGAGCAGCAGCGCGCCGTACCACCAAGCATAGACGCCCCACGCGCCGCCCGACGCCGTGGCGGGCAAAACCCACAACCCGTACCAGGGATGCATCGATGAGATCGACCACAAGAACGCCGTGTACGTGCGCCAGATCTCGCCGATGCGCGGCCGCAATACGTAACGCACGATCGAGATGGCGGCCACGACAAGGAATACCGCAAGGACCGCGACCTGGACGAGACGCGGCCACGACGCGGTGCCGAACATCGGCAACTGCGGCAGCCACGCAAACGCCGGGCCCGACGCGACGCCGGCAGCGAAGAGCGGAATATTCACCAGCCAATCCGGCGACATGGAAAAGGCGTTGCCCAACAGCGCGGCGTTACCACCCGCCCCGCCCGGCGTCGCGAACGCCCGGCCGCACAACCACGGCACGGCGAGCGAGACCGCGCCGGCAGCGATCCACGCGACGCCGTGCTTTCGCGCGATTCGTTTCAACAGGAACGGCAACGCGATGAGTGCGGGAACCTTGATCGCGATTGCGGCGCCGGCGAGCAAGCCGGCGATCAACGGCAATTCGTCCGCCACGGCGAACGCCCAAAGTCCGGCCGCGAGCATCATCACGTCGTTGTGCGCGCCGACGGCGGATTCATAAAGCGCCAGCGGATGCAGACCAAACGCGCCCGCGCGCCGGCTCGCGTTTTCGGGCCCGAGCGAGCGCAGCGAATAGGCGATGGCCGCTGTGGCCGCGACGAGCGAAGCGACCGCGACCGCACGGAACGACCATGCCGCAACCAAGAGGCTTG of Candidatus Eremiobacteraceae bacterium contains these proteins:
- a CDS encoding type II secretion system F family protein; amino-acid sequence: MPSFAYQAKDASGKTVNGVIEAENERVLRSKLREMNYYVTGITQKGGGVLNADLNSVIGKFRGVGEQSLVVFSRQFATMINAGLAMVRCLDVLSVQTEDAQLKPILIAIRRDVEGGSTLANAL
- a CDS encoding type IV pilus twitching motility protein PilT, with amino-acid sequence MATNVTDLLGVRMDELMRVTIERGASDLHMCVGLPPMLRIDGRLTPTEFPKLNPDEMKKLVYSILTDSQKERFEKNLELDFSHGLKGFGRFRINAFKQRGVIGSVLRAIPSTVPPLSSLNLPPVMADLVARPHGLILVTGPTGSGKSTALASMVDVINQTMARHILTMEDPIEYLHYHKMSMVNQREIGHDSYSFANALRAALREDPDVVMVGEMRDMDTIATTLTIAETGHLVFATLHTSDAAQTIDRIVDVFPSHQQQQIRVQMASVIEAVVCLRLLPHASGVGRVPAAEVMIATPAIRNLIRENKTHQIHNAIVTSRIMHMQTFDMSLRDLVRKHMITAEEALNASMHPEELRKLIEGV
- a CDS encoding glycosyltransferase 87 family protein, whose protein sequence is MNLRASGLIAIMAVVALAGSALVWVIAQHSVPAAGSGHDAYYLLGLAQPMPVVQLAAGWQVLGAIWAVILLICVLGARLTNIAACENGGGPMWIIAGLAIAGLALTFFSVQLSIDPYYYVAYGRLYGVFGINPYDLAAPIQVADETMSRLYALLHNPPFGDPYGPGFTIFAGAIAKLESALDVRTQLWTWRAIGLAAAIVTAFGLARMLRKLDAPQRTRRLAAYAFHPVILFEAGIGGHNDLLMVAPAVWAFALVDEYPLVAGLLIGASIAVKYVALVALPFLVIRAAKSNRMAGILLTCLAVALPWLCSRPFTFGSAAAHSAAAIGSSLMMSLNWLAALPFIRGGESGAPIASWLPVLPYLGLITWPRAIQFALLAAFAAVFAVSVARYARRQSASDLSRPVAALIWIMPALHPWYLVWIAPFAARRGAWGVYAGWFAALGLLGYAHEGVVPSPANDVLFVIAAIAILVLPIVAARVLPRWSPEGLHPGPDVPIE
- a CDS encoding glycosyltransferase 87 family protein, coding for MKSRMGIAVAFAAIAAAGAVAAGFAASKTIYFYDAFQHGNYLGGYRLPIHVVQQAAPGWNVVLTVWAMLAALACASVYFLRSLAGAGRRALRWLIGVQVGVAAVLSLFPIVQSGDMYAYVIYSRLYGHFGVNPYAITHPLTSADPVIGPILPFLSTMPFSDPYGPLWTILAGLLGRVESGASLLVAAWSFRAVAVASLVAATAAIAYSLRSLGPENASRRAGAFGLHPLALYESAVGAHNDVMMLAAGLWAFAVADELPLIAGLLAGAAIAIKVPALIALPFLLKRIARKHGVAWIAAGAVSLAVPWLCGRAFATPGGAGGNAALLGNAFSMSPDWLVNIPLFAAGVASGPAFAWLPQLPMFGTASWPRLVQVAVLAVFLVVAAISIVRYVLRPRIGEIWRTYTAFLWSISSMHPWYGLWVLPATASGGAWGVYAWWYGALLLGVYVLDGIAAPASLFWVPIAACVVFLAVPVIVVADRRRRRIA